From the genome of Clostridia bacterium, one region includes:
- a CDS encoding small, acid-soluble spore protein, alpha/beta type: MSRNRGLMSDNLKTEIARELGVDDIVRTEGWGGVSSRDCGNIVRTAIEIAERSLSGSR, translated from the coding sequence ATGAGTAGGAATAGAGGACTTATGTCAGATAATCTAAAAACCGAAATAGCTAGAGAACTCGGTGTTGACGATATAGTGAGGACAGAAGGATGGGGTGGAGTATCCTCAAGGGATTGTGGCAATATAGTCAGGACAGCGATTGAAATAGCCGAAAGAAGCTTAAGCGGCAGCAGATAA
- a CDS encoding MBL fold metallo-hydrolase, whose amino-acid sequence MGYKLVHVKGNTYYLDGAAKIGIIKNVDNPFKSIVVDTGLDDDAGRRLMKIMQENGMGVGTIINTHSHADHCGGNDIVKSRTDCKIYSPPFDKGIIEYPELEPFYLYSAYPLKELDTKFLKAKGTKVDYILEKGQVNIDGVMLDIVPLHGHTPAMIGVATSDGVLFAGDSYFSKSILGKHGLPYFTGIGEAINTLESLKSMDYDYYVPSHGEALTDPVETLDENIELLMDIMEYITDICSKALDREEIVAHMVGRYEIKQTIPQYYLAVSTASAFLSHMSNEGMLTTLFEDNKLKFVRR is encoded by the coding sequence ATGGGATACAAGCTTGTTCATGTGAAAGGCAATACCTACTACTTGGATGGAGCAGCAAAGATAGGCATAATAAAAAATGTTGATAATCCATTCAAAAGTATAGTCGTAGATACGGGACTAGACGATGATGCGGGAAGACGTCTAATGAAAATAATGCAGGAAAACGGCATGGGGGTTGGAACGATAATAAATACCCACTCCCATGCCGATCACTGTGGCGGCAATGATATAGTAAAAAGCAGGACGGACTGTAAAATATATTCCCCTCCTTTTGATAAAGGAATCATTGAATATCCTGAGCTGGAACCCTTTTACCTCTATTCAGCCTATCCGCTCAAGGAGCTGGACACGAAGTTCCTAAAAGCAAAAGGGACAAAGGTTGATTATATACTGGAAAAGGGACAGGTAAATATAGACGGAGTTATGCTTGATATAGTGCCGCTGCATGGTCATACCCCTGCAATGATTGGGGTTGCTACTTCTGATGGTGTGCTGTTTGCCGGAGACTCCTACTTTTCAAAGAGCATATTGGGAAAACACGGGCTTCCATATTTTACGGGGATCGGGGAGGCTATAAACACTCTTGAAAGCTTGAAGTCCATGGATTATGATTACTATGTGCCCAGCCATGGAGAGGCCTTGACAGACCCTGTGGAAACACTGGATGAAAACATAGAGCTTCTTATGGATATAATGGAGTACATAACTGATATTTGCAGCAAGGCTTTGGACCGGGAGGAAATCGTAGCACATATGGTTGGAAGATATGAAATCAAGCAAACAATACCACAGTACTACCTTGCTGTTTCAACCGCTTCAGCCTTTTTGTCCCACATGTCCAATGAAGGAATGCTTACTACATTATTTGAAGATAATAAGCTTAAATTTGTAAGAAGATAG
- a CDS encoding sigma 54-interacting transcriptional regulator encodes MLNSLFKENIEDILDNIEEGIHIVDSTGKIVYYNKFAAELDNINPEDALGRNILEIYPSLTEDTSTILKTIKSGKPILNYQQAFKNYKGVHITTVNSTIPIISGKRIIGALEVSRDITEVKKLSEKLVDLQAELLRDAKVEKVYDGSKAFFNFGDIIGTSEVMLKLKKDALTVSASPSPIMIYGETGTGKELLVHAIHNASSRRDKPFIAQNCAALPETLLESILFGTIKGSFTGAETRPGLFEIANGGTLFLDEINSMSLQLQAKLLRVIQDGNVRRVGDTRTIHVDVRIVTAINIDPRQALQDKTLRDDLFFRLSVISIKMPALREKREDINLLIEHFIKKYNKRLHKNVKHVSDDVEEFFMSYPWPGNVRELEHSIEGAMNIAEGDTIDSKCLPYYLGEIFTKSRSTQEDHEIKSLKETLYNLERNLIEKALKKSEGNITRAAEMLDVPRQTLQYKIGKYNIKMYDAGF; translated from the coding sequence TTGCTGAATTCTTTATTCAAGGAAAATATTGAAGATATATTAGATAATATTGAAGAGGGTATACACATTGTCGATAGTACAGGGAAAATTGTATACTACAATAAATTCGCAGCGGAATTGGATAATATAAATCCGGAGGATGCTTTGGGAAGAAATATACTGGAGATATATCCTTCTCTAACAGAGGATACCAGTACCATACTTAAGACAATAAAGTCAGGGAAGCCAATTCTTAATTATCAGCAGGCTTTTAAAAACTACAAAGGAGTTCATATAACTACCGTTAATTCAACCATACCGATAATTTCAGGTAAGCGTATCATTGGTGCACTTGAGGTTTCAAGAGATATTACTGAGGTCAAGAAGCTTTCCGAAAAGCTTGTAGATTTGCAAGCAGAGCTTTTAAGGGATGCGAAGGTTGAAAAAGTCTATGATGGAAGCAAGGCGTTTTTCAATTTTGGAGATATAATCGGTACATCGGAAGTCATGCTGAAGCTCAAGAAGGATGCTTTGACAGTGTCTGCATCGCCATCACCGATTATGATATACGGCGAAACCGGTACAGGTAAGGAACTGCTTGTCCATGCCATACACAATGCAAGCTCCAGAAGGGATAAGCCTTTCATTGCCCAAAATTGTGCGGCACTTCCAGAGACTTTGCTTGAAAGCATACTTTTTGGCACAATCAAAGGCAGCTTCACTGGAGCGGAAACAAGACCGGGGCTTTTTGAAATAGCTAATGGAGGAACCTTGTTCCTGGATGAGATCAATTCCATGTCTCTGCAGCTGCAGGCAAAGCTTCTGAGAGTTATACAGGACGGAAATGTGAGAAGAGTCGGTGATACAAGAACCATTCACGTGGATGTGCGCATAGTGACTGCTATAAATATTGACCCCAGGCAGGCACTTCAGGATAAGACTCTGAGGGATGACCTATTCTTCCGTTTGAGCGTAATTTCGATTAAAATGCCTGCATTAAGAGAAAAGAGAGAAGATATAAATCTGCTCATAGAGCACTTTATCAAGAAGTACAACAAGCGGCTGCACAAAAATGTCAAGCATGTCAGTGATGATGTGGAGGAATTTTTTATGAGCTACCCCTGGCCTGGTAATGTAAGGGAACTGGAACATTCCATTGAAGGTGCCATGAACATCGCAGAAGGGGATACAATTGACAGCAAATGCCTGCCCTATTACTTGGGAGAGATATTCACCAAATCCCGGTCAACTCAAGAGGATCACGAGATCAAATCCTTGAAGGAAACGCTGTACAATCTTGAAAGGAACCTTATAGAGAAGGCATTGAAAAAGAGTGAAGGCAACATAACAAGGGCAGCAGAGATGCTTGATGTGCCAAGGCAGACACTTCAGTACAAAATAGGCAAATACAATATCAAAATGTATGACGCCGGATTTTAG
- a CDS encoding endospore germination permease, which yields MMIKNNDNVSPYQIAMIIIMSVISVGVFSIASDAADAAGTDGWLVIALAGALNILAVVIIVKLNSRFPGKTFAEYSQIVIGTILGKILTFLFAAYLLLVIAYVTRAFTEVIKIFLLFRTPTEVIMLSLILVCTYIVRGGVECIARINELIFPILFIPFFIVLFFGLPLMDFSNLLPVLQTPADKMLTAIPSLIFSFGGIELALFYIGFMKNPRKAYKPAIIAVLFITLFLVMVTVFCIATFGKNATTQFLWPLVNYIRAISLPGLFIERLDGVILSLWMLTVFTTIVSAYFIVSYSISKVVGTKEQKQYVLPLAIIIYYLALQPDSLAELYEWGAAIFPYAITSFLYAVPIILLLIAKLRKLGVR from the coding sequence ATGATGATAAAAAATAATGATAATGTATCACCTTACCAGATCGCTATGATAATTATAATGTCGGTAATCTCAGTGGGTGTTTTCTCTATAGCCTCAGACGCTGCTGATGCTGCAGGCACGGATGGCTGGCTGGTGATTGCCCTTGCGGGTGCATTAAACATATTGGCTGTGGTTATTATTGTCAAGCTGAATTCCAGATTTCCAGGCAAAACCTTTGCGGAGTACAGCCAGATAGTGATAGGAACCATCCTTGGCAAAATACTGACATTTTTATTTGCTGCCTACCTATTGCTGGTTATAGCTTACGTGACAAGGGCTTTCACCGAGGTTATAAAGATATTCCTGTTGTTTAGGACTCCTACTGAGGTGATTATGCTGAGTCTTATTCTAGTCTGTACATATATTGTAAGAGGGGGAGTTGAGTGCATTGCTAGGATAAATGAATTGATATTTCCAATATTGTTCATACCCTTTTTTATCGTATTGTTTTTTGGACTTCCTCTTATGGATTTCAGCAATCTGCTCCCTGTGCTGCAAACGCCCGCGGATAAAATGCTGACTGCTATTCCGTCACTGATTTTCAGTTTTGGAGGTATAGAGCTTGCACTTTTTTATATAGGTTTCATGAAGAATCCTAGGAAAGCATACAAACCGGCAATAATAGCCGTTCTATTTATAACACTGTTTTTAGTTATGGTAACAGTCTTTTGCATAGCCACTTTTGGGAAAAATGCCACAACACAATTTTTATGGCCTCTGGTTAATTATATAAGGGCAATAAGCCTTCCGGGACTGTTTATAGAGCGTCTTGACGGTGTGATACTGTCTCTTTGGATGCTGACGGTCTTCACCACCATTGTATCGGCTTACTTTATTGTCAGCTATTCCATATCAAAAGTGGTTGGCACAAAGGAACAGAAGCAATACGTACTGCCGCTGGCAATAATAATATACTATTTGGCTCTTCAGCCTGACAGCCTGGCTGAGCTATATGAATGGGGAGCTGCGATTTTCCCATATGCCATTACTTCTTTTCTTTATGCTGTGCCTATTATACTGCTGTTGATAGCGAAGCTAAGAAAATTGGGGGTGCGATAG
- a CDS encoding Ger(x)C family spore germination protein has protein sequence MKAKKSARVIAVLLSCMLLLTGCWDKIEIEDRLFVLAIGIDKTKETEKKTPEDRYTLSFVSPVVDQVKEGPGPAFKTYKTVNNTVIMSVSQLMERFSQKQFFGHTKAIFFGEDVMKDEELLKGVIDGVSRYPELHNSMYAYIVPSRAEDVFKVKPMFDKLLMPYITGITENSDYTSRILKLSLADMVIKLADQKGSVVIPEIIPDKDEVKMNGAGVIKEYKFIGYLGDQEVAVYNWLTDKAEGGNISVEYEDVSVAFRHFTFRRDIKLSKVEGGKIYLEYKMETEGSIEEYMMGKRILDDAVLKEVETEIEKRLEGESEKLVKKFQQEFRVDLIGARDYLSKHQPKLFKTIEKDYDKYFTDSIVINVNADVHIRRVGLIK, from the coding sequence ATGAAAGCCAAGAAAAGCGCTAGAGTGATTGCAGTGCTGCTGTCGTGCATGCTGCTTCTGACGGGCTGCTGGGATAAAATTGAGATAGAAGATAGGCTTTTTGTGTTGGCCATCGGAATTGACAAGACAAAGGAAACGGAGAAGAAGACTCCGGAGGACAGATATACGCTTTCCTTCGTATCTCCAGTGGTGGATCAGGTGAAAGAGGGTCCGGGGCCAGCCTTCAAAACATACAAGACGGTGAACAATACTGTTATAATGTCAGTGTCGCAGCTTATGGAGAGGTTTTCGCAGAAGCAGTTTTTCGGGCATACCAAGGCTATCTTCTTCGGCGAGGACGTAATGAAGGATGAGGAGCTTCTTAAAGGGGTGATAGATGGTGTATCAAGATACCCCGAGCTGCATAACAGTATGTATGCATACATAGTGCCCAGCCGTGCAGAGGATGTGTTCAAGGTGAAGCCGATGTTTGACAAGCTGCTTATGCCATACATTACCGGAATAACTGAAAATAGTGATTACACCTCCAGGATTTTGAAGCTGAGTCTTGCGGATATGGTAATAAAGCTGGCAGACCAGAAAGGCAGCGTTGTCATACCGGAAATCATACCGGACAAGGATGAGGTAAAGATGAACGGGGCGGGAGTTATCAAGGAATATAAGTTTATAGGATACCTTGGGGACCAGGAGGTTGCGGTATATAATTGGCTTACGGATAAAGCTGAAGGAGGAAATATATCAGTAGAGTATGAGGATGTATCGGTGGCATTCCGGCACTTTACTTTTAGAAGAGATATTAAACTATCAAAGGTTGAGGGTGGAAAGATATACCTGGAGTATAAAATGGAAACCGAAGGCAGTATTGAAGAATATATGATGGGCAAAAGAATACTTGATGATGCCGTTTTAAAGGAGGTTGAGACGGAAATAGAAAAAAGGCTGGAAGGCGAAAGCGAAAAGCTTGTAAAGAAGTTTCAGCAGGAATTCCGTGTGGACCTTATTGGAGCAAGGGACTATCTGAGCAAGCATCAGCCGAAGCTTTTCAAAACAATAGAAAAAGACTACGATAAATACTTTACGGACAGCATTGTAATTAATGTAAATGCGGATGTCCACATTAGAAGAGTCGGTCTAATTAAGTAG
- the sleB gene encoding spore cortex-lytic enzyme: protein MFRKRFKRLIPFIIIVFIYAGFGGWIYSNYMTSQISDDAGSILLKWGSRGAEVKEVQTRLKNWGFYKGRVDGIYGWRTSVAVKAFQKKHGLKADGVVGNATAKALGIRTGAKTAAKTTARKGTSRSNEAYTLAQCIHGEARGESYTGQVAVGAVILNRVDDPRFPKTIAGVIFQPGAFTAVDDGQMFQPPGDSALKAAKDALNGWDPSGGALYYYNPAKTTNKWIWSRPIIKVIGKHYFCK, encoded by the coding sequence TTGTTTAGAAAGAGATTCAAGAGACTGATTCCTTTTATAATTATAGTATTCATATATGCTGGCTTTGGAGGTTGGATATACAGCAACTATATGACCTCTCAGATCAGTGATGATGCCGGATCGATACTTTTGAAATGGGGCTCCAGAGGTGCTGAAGTTAAAGAAGTACAGACGAGATTGAAAAATTGGGGCTTTTACAAAGGGAGGGTAGATGGAATATATGGCTGGAGAACATCGGTTGCGGTAAAAGCCTTTCAGAAGAAGCACGGGCTTAAAGCGGACGGGGTGGTAGGAAATGCGACGGCAAAGGCTCTTGGTATCAGGACAGGTGCCAAAACAGCAGCCAAAACAACTGCCAGAAAAGGTACATCAAGAAGCAATGAAGCCTATACCCTTGCCCAATGCATTCATGGGGAGGCCAGAGGCGAATCATATACCGGGCAGGTAGCCGTAGGTGCAGTTATCTTGAACAGAGTGGATGACCCCAGGTTTCCCAAAACGATTGCCGGTGTGATATTTCAGCCTGGTGCTTTTACAGCTGTAGATGACGGGCAGATGTTTCAGCCTCCGGGTGACAGTGCTCTGAAAGCTGCAAAAGATGCGCTGAATGGCTGGGACCCTTCAGGAGGAGCGCTATACTACTATAACCCGGCAAAAACAACCAATAAATGGATTTGGTCGAGGCCTATCATAAAGGTGATAGGAAAGCATTACTTCTGTAAATAA
- a CDS encoding tRNA 4-thiouridine(8) synthase ThiI, whose product MTRALALISGGLDSILAAKLIKMQGIEVIGICFASAFFGSKNGERMAAQIDMPLRVVDFTEDHLVMTKHPKHGYGKNMNPCIDCHAMMLKYAGNLLAELKGDFLITGEVLDQRPMSQNKKSLGIVQKESGFEEKILRPLCALNLEPTQMEIDGLVDRTSLLGISGKSRKPQIELARKLGIKDYPSPAGGCMLTEPQFANRLRDLYKHGKESVKPVDIQLLKLGRHLRVSPTLKVVCTRDENEYELLNKILKDEYIIFDTEDCTGSTVVAAPSPGCTITHEDMVFAASVAARYSKEREKESVRIKFSKKSDTEHEYMQVKPISDEEIRKYLL is encoded by the coding sequence ATGACTAGAGCTCTTGCGTTGATCTCCGGAGGACTTGACAGTATATTGGCTGCAAAGCTGATTAAGATGCAAGGTATTGAGGTAATTGGAATTTGCTTTGCTTCCGCATTTTTCGGATCAAAAAATGGCGAAAGAATGGCTGCACAAATAGACATGCCCTTGAGAGTAGTTGATTTTACAGAAGATCATCTGGTCATGACAAAACACCCCAAGCACGGATATGGGAAAAACATGAACCCCTGTATTGACTGTCATGCAATGATGCTGAAGTATGCGGGCAATTTGCTTGCGGAGCTTAAAGGCGACTTTTTGATTACCGGGGAAGTACTCGATCAAAGGCCAATGTCTCAGAATAAAAAGTCATTGGGCATAGTGCAAAAGGAGTCCGGCTTTGAAGAGAAGATATTAAGACCGCTTTGTGCATTGAATCTAGAGCCTACACAGATGGAAATAGACGGCCTTGTTGATAGGACAAGCCTCCTGGGTATAAGCGGCAAGTCAAGGAAGCCGCAAATAGAGCTTGCCAGGAAGTTGGGAATCAAGGATTATCCTTCTCCTGCGGGAGGATGCATGCTTACGGAGCCGCAATTTGCCAACCGCCTCAGAGATTTGTACAAGCACGGCAAAGAAAGTGTGAAGCCTGTGGACATACAGCTTCTAAAGCTTGGCAGGCATTTGCGGGTTTCGCCGACCCTAAAAGTTGTATGCACAAGAGATGAAAATGAATACGAGCTTCTTAATAAAATTTTGAAGGATGAGTATATAATATTTGATACGGAAGATTGTACCGGTTCGACTGTCGTAGCTGCACCCTCGCCGGGATGCACGATTACCCATGAGGATATGGTATTTGCCGCTTCGGTTGCTGCAAGGTACAGTAAAGAAAGAGAAAAGGAAAGCGTAAGAATAAAATTCAGCAAAAAAAGTGATACTGAACATGAATACATGCAAGTAAAGCCAATCAGTGATGAAGAAATAAGGAAGTATTTGCTGTAG
- a CDS encoding D-alanine--D-alanine ligase family protein yields MNNKLNVAVVFGGKSGEHEVSLMSATNVIKAMDKEKYNIYMIGITKQGKWMAYNGEVGKIADGSWEKEAAGMGRDETINLLFSGLFNGGGESIIDVVFPVLHGPNGEDGTIQGLFEMLDVPYVSCGVMASSLGMDKGLSKQLFKDAGLAVGEYTVILKAAVEKDMNSVTSMVEDKFVYPVFIKPVNMGSSVGITKAHNREELAKGLIEACKYDRKVMIEENINCREFECAVLGNNDPVASGIGEVIPSHEFYDYVAKYFDDGKSVVVIPAELPENKVNELREAAVKAYKALDCAGMSRVDFFMEKETGKILINEINTIPGFTKISMYPKLWDAAGVSYSKLIDKLIELAIDRYNE; encoded by the coding sequence ATGAATAACAAATTAAATGTTGCTGTGGTATTCGGCGGGAAGTCAGGAGAGCATGAAGTGTCCCTTATGTCTGCAACCAATGTAATAAAAGCGATGGATAAAGAAAAATACAACATATACATGATTGGAATAACAAAACAGGGCAAATGGATGGCATACAATGGAGAAGTGGGTAAGATAGCAGATGGCAGCTGGGAGAAAGAAGCGGCGGGTATGGGCAGAGATGAGACAATTAATCTGCTTTTTTCCGGTTTGTTCAACGGTGGCGGCGAAAGCATAATTGATGTGGTGTTCCCGGTACTGCATGGCCCTAATGGAGAAGACGGTACTATACAGGGACTTTTTGAGATGCTTGATGTTCCCTATGTTAGCTGCGGAGTTATGGCATCGTCTCTTGGAATGGATAAAGGACTCTCAAAGCAGCTTTTCAAGGATGCCGGGCTTGCGGTAGGCGAATATACAGTGATCTTGAAGGCGGCGGTTGAGAAGGATATGAATTCAGTTACCAGCATGGTGGAAGATAAATTTGTTTATCCTGTATTCATAAAGCCGGTCAATATGGGTTCCAGTGTGGGTATCACAAAAGCACACAACAGGGAAGAATTGGCCAAAGGCTTAATAGAGGCATGCAAGTATGACAGGAAGGTAATGATAGAAGAAAACATCAATTGCAGGGAGTTTGAATGTGCTGTGCTGGGAAACAACGACCCTGTGGCCTCGGGAATTGGGGAAGTTATCCCCAGCCACGAGTTTTACGATTATGTGGCAAAGTATTTTGACGACGGCAAGTCGGTGGTGGTTATTCCGGCAGAGCTCCCCGAAAACAAAGTCAATGAGCTAAGAGAAGCTGCGGTCAAAGCTTACAAAGCGTTGGATTGCGCTGGAATGTCCAGAGTGGACTTTTTTATGGAGAAGGAGACGGGAAAGATACTTATTAATGAAATAAATACTATCCCAGGCTTCACCAAAATAAGTATGTACCCTAAGCTTTGGGATGCAGCCGGAGTCAGCTACAGCAAGCTAATCGACAAGCTAATAGAACTGGCTATCGACAGATACAACGAGTAG
- the ypeB gene encoding germination protein YpeB gives MKLFKMQLSRKQYHKVMVVFAAALILTGFFGYNTYTEKKQYQTFLQNNYQRSFRELVTNVENIKLLLEKAEVSASPLQSNALMSQTWMQSYSAAENLGQLPITHVALSKTEKYLNQVSDYSYSLSRTNAQNKTISDKEMDQVSKLRGYAGDLLEQLHGMEEDVAQGKIRFGEIRKQGRLALKRASKDAVEVKFGNMEDKFSNYPSMIYDGPFSDNIIEGKPKALEGEDINLEKAKEKAKKFVGADKTGKIIETSSGKGKIHTFGLEVTPKDNDKGKAISIDITKKGGLPLWMLNPREIPEKKLTDQKASDIAQKFLKEQGFGDLTETYFLKNDNTTTITYIGVTKEGVLIYPDLLKVKVALDNGEIVGFDAYQYIMSHRKRDIPKPKLTEEEAKKKISQRLKIERVKLAIIPLPGDKEQLCYEFKGKYNQSDYFVYVNADTGYEENILKIIKDEDGTLTQ, from the coding sequence ATGAAACTATTTAAAATGCAGCTGAGCAGAAAACAGTACCATAAAGTGATGGTGGTGTTTGCTGCGGCTTTGATACTTACAGGTTTCTTTGGGTATAACACTTACACCGAGAAGAAGCAATATCAGACCTTTTTGCAGAACAACTACCAGAGGTCCTTCAGAGAACTTGTGACAAACGTGGAAAACATCAAGCTGCTGCTGGAAAAGGCTGAAGTATCAGCATCTCCGCTGCAGAGCAACGCTTTAATGTCCCAGACCTGGATGCAGTCCTATTCCGCAGCGGAAAACCTGGGACAGCTGCCTATAACCCATGTTGCACTAAGCAAGACGGAAAAATACCTGAACCAGGTAAGTGATTACAGCTACAGTCTTTCCAGAACCAATGCGCAGAATAAGACCATCAGTGATAAGGAAATGGATCAGGTTTCAAAGCTTAGGGGCTATGCCGGGGATTTGCTGGAGCAGCTCCATGGCATGGAGGAGGACGTAGCTCAGGGGAAAATAAGGTTCGGTGAAATCCGAAAACAGGGAAGGCTTGCGCTGAAAAGAGCATCCAAGGATGCAGTGGAAGTCAAGTTCGGAAACATGGAGGATAAGTTCAGCAACTACCCATCGATGATTTATGATGGTCCCTTTTCTGACAATATCATAGAAGGCAAGCCAAAAGCCTTGGAGGGAGAAGACATAAACCTGGAAAAAGCAAAGGAAAAGGCAAAAAAATTCGTTGGGGCGGATAAGACAGGCAAAATTATTGAAACCAGCTCTGGGAAAGGCAAAATACATACTTTTGGCTTGGAGGTCACTCCGAAGGATAACGATAAAGGTAAAGCAATAAGTATAGATATAACCAAAAAAGGCGGATTACCACTGTGGATGCTGAATCCCAGAGAGATACCGGAGAAGAAGCTGACAGACCAGAAGGCAAGTGATATAGCACAGAAGTTCCTAAAGGAACAGGGCTTTGGAGACCTTACAGAGACATATTTTCTAAAAAATGACAACACTACTACGATAACCTATATTGGAGTTACGAAAGAGGGTGTCCTAATATACCCGGATTTGCTTAAAGTTAAGGTCGCCCTTGATAATGGCGAAATAGTAGGTTTCGATGCCTATCAGTATATAATGTCTCATAGGAAGCGTGATATTCCGAAACCCAAGCTTACTGAGGAGGAGGCAAAGAAGAAGATCAGCCAGAGACTTAAAATAGAAAGAGTTAAGCTGGCTATAATCCCGCTGCCTGGCGATAAGGAACAGCTTTGCTACGAATTTAAAGGAAAGTATAACCAGTCTGACTACTTCGTATATGTTAATGCAGATACAGGGTATGAAGAGAACATACTTAAAATAATAAAGGATGAAGATGGAACACTCACACAGTAA
- a CDS encoding DUF1934 domain-containing protein: MSNGIPIKLHIKSSQSDCNGTMDSMEFYTEGKYYEKQDSKYFSYQESEISGLEGTATVLKLGKEEAVLIRSGALSSKMTFRIGCETENAYSTEYGVFDLSILTHKIDINICNSMVNGVYLSYGLRINAGEVYTNEMTIKISYN; the protein is encoded by the coding sequence ATGAGCAATGGAATCCCAATAAAACTACATATAAAATCCTCTCAGTCTGACTGCAATGGCACTATGGACAGCATGGAGTTTTATACCGAGGGTAAATATTATGAAAAGCAGGACAGCAAATACTTTAGTTATCAGGAGTCCGAGATATCAGGACTGGAGGGTACCGCCACCGTGCTTAAGCTGGGGAAGGAAGAAGCTGTGCTTATAAGAAGTGGAGCCTTAAGCTCCAAAATGACTTTCCGTATAGGCTGTGAGACAGAAAACGCATACAGTACAGAATATGGAGTATTTGACTTATCAATACTGACGCATAAGATTGATATAAATATTTGTAATAGCATGGTCAATGGTGTATACTTGAGCTACGGGCTCAGGATAAACGCCGGGGAAGTCTACACAAATGAAATGACCATAAAGATATCGTATAATTGA
- the spoIIR gene encoding stage II sporulation protein R, with protein sequence MKFKISKYFKYKIGIFLLATFFIFGVLVSIYINTDRELADVSDKIIRLHVVANSDSPEDQQLKLQVRDKVINTMSGRFEGLKDIAEVKSTIEGSLGEIETIARGAINENGKLYDVKAVFAKTDFPTKVYGNLTLPAGSYQALNIVIGEGEGKNWWCVMFPPLCFIDVAHGVVPEKTMKELKESLTDEEYRLLLSSRTEEEIPVKLRFKIVELAKSMNLKIAKMSNRN encoded by the coding sequence ATGAAATTCAAAATAAGCAAATATTTTAAATATAAAATAGGTATTTTTTTACTTGCAACGTTCTTCATCTTCGGAGTTCTTGTCAGTATTTACATAAATACTGATAGAGAGCTGGCGGATGTGTCTGATAAAATAATCAGGCTGCATGTGGTTGCCAACAGCGATTCACCGGAGGATCAGCAGCTTAAGCTTCAGGTGAGGGATAAGGTAATTAACACCATGAGCGGAAGATTCGAGGGGCTTAAGGATATTGCAGAAGTAAAAAGTACTATAGAGGGAAGCCTGGGGGAAATAGAAACTATTGCCAGGGGAGCCATTAATGAGAATGGCAAGCTCTATGATGTCAAAGCTGTTTTCGCAAAGACTGATTTTCCAACAAAAGTATACGGAAACCTTACGCTTCCTGCGGGGTCTTATCAAGCCTTGAATATCGTAATTGGGGAAGGGGAAGGCAAAAACTGGTGGTGTGTCATGTTTCCGCCCTTATGCTTCATAGATGTTGCCCACGGGGTAGTACCCGAAAAAACCATGAAGGAGCTTAAGGAATCATTGACAGATGAGGAGTATAGACTACTTCTTTCCTCCAGAACAGAAGAAGAAATACCAGTGAAGCTCAGGTTCAAAATTGTCGAGTTGGCAAAGAGCATGAACCTAAAAATTGCCAAAATGAGTAACAGAAACTAA